The Benincasa hispida cultivar B227 chromosome 11, ASM972705v1, whole genome shotgun sequence genome has a segment encoding these proteins:
- the LOC120091815 gene encoding LOW QUALITY PROTEIN: cellulose synthase-like protein D5 (The sequence of the model RefSeq protein was modified relative to this genomic sequence to represent the inferred CDS: inserted 1 base in 1 codon), protein MVNRASYPSSSPVNITVSWESKGVSGVLKDSNSPLSXLVGGNRRSSGNKFVSMSKDEAVEESNVELVVQTTPAEDNAKMGKLQRSSISGTVFTGGFNSVTRMHVIKSLANPTDTTSVGDDEAEDQALTLPSMADANLVKRLSLVKSFKPQNHALSFDQARWPKDSNGEKTRRPLSWKVSVSPTIQIPYRLLTIIRLVLLGFYLIWRVRHPNHEAMWLWRISNTCELWFGLSWLVEQLPKLCLVSRATDLSALKDRFESPSLQNPNGRSDLPRIDVFVTTADPEKEPPLVTVNTILSILAVDYPVEKLACYLSDDAGSLLTFEALAETVSFARIWVPFCRKYGIEPRNPQAYFEQKHAVLENEVRLDFARERRMVEREYDEFKLRIHSLPESVRRRSDDYNAHEELKAKMKQTEMGGYPSNEIKIPRATRMSDGSYWPGAWEVPGEVDHSRQDHVGIIQVMLASSNAEPVYGSNIDGKNLIDTTNVDIRLPMLVYVSREKRPGYKDNKKAGAVNALLRVSAIMSNGPFILNLDCDHYIYNSLALREGMCFMLHKGGDRVCYVQFPQRFDGIDPDDRYANRNSLFLDVNMRALDGLQGPVYVGTCCIFRRIALYGFSPARATEHHGLFGTQKTKLLLRKSRVSKKEDDEMVIRCSLDCNDDDDDDDADIESLLLPKRFGNSTSLAASIPVAEFQGRLLQELESKGNQGRPDGSLTVPQEPLDAATVAEAISVISCVYEKKTEWGKRVGWIYGYVTEDVVTGYKMHNRGWRSVYCITKHDAFRGMAPINLTDRLHQVLQWAVGSVQVFFSRNNPLFATRRMKFLQKVGYLNVAIYPFTSFFVIVYCFLPAVSLFSGQFMVQPIATFVIFELVIAITLYLLIVLETKWSGITILEWWRDEQFWVIGATSAYPAAVLRVLMKVIAGVDVSYILTSKSATPEDEDDEFADLYVVKWSVLMIFPITIILVNMISIVVGISRALSSPNPEWSKLVGGLSFSIWVLCHLHPFTTGLMGRHGRVLTFYVWYGLLSTIILLLCIYISPSEGQNHMKFQFP, encoded by the exons ATGGTGAACAGAGCTTCTTATCCATCGTCTTCTCCGGTGAACATAACCGTCTCTTGGGAAAGTAAAGGCGTTAGTGGAGTTTTGAAAGACTCCAATTCCCCTCTCA TTCTAGTGGGTGGAAACCGTCGATCAAGTGGCAACAAGTTCGTTTCAATGTCAAAAGACGAGGCAGTTGAAGAAAGTAATGTGGAGTTAGTTGTTCAAACAACTCCCGCTGAAGACAATGCAAAAATGGGAAAGCTGCAGAGGAGCTCCATTTCTGGTACGGTTTTCACTGGGGGTTTCAACTCGGTGACTCGTATGCACGTGATCAAATCGCTGGCGAATCCAACCGACACAACAAGTGTTGGTGATGATGAAGCAGAGGACCAAGCGTTAACATTGCCTTCAATGGCGGATGCCAACCTTGTCAAAAGGCTGTCTTTGGTGAAATCATTCAAACCCCAGAATCATGCACTGTCCTTCGATCAAGCACGATGGCCGAAGGACAGTAACGGGGAGAAAACCCGACGGCCTTTATCCTGGAAAGTGTCTGTTTCTCCTACCATTCAAATCCCATacag ATTGCTTACTATAATTCGTCTAGTGCTACTTGGTTTCTATCTAATATGGAGAGTCAGACATCCAAATCATGAAGCAATGTGGCTGTGGAGAATTTCTAATACTTGTGAGCTCTGGTTTGGATTATCATGGctagtagaacaacttccaaagcTCTGCCTAGTAAGCAGAGCCACTGACTTATCTGCTCTCAAGGACCGATTTGAGTCCCCAAGTCTCCAAAACCCCAACGGTCGATCCGATCTCCCAAGAATCGATGTGTTTGTAACAACGGCGGATCCTGAGAAAGAACCTCCACTTGTGACAGTCAACACCATTCTCTCAATTCTTGCTGTGGATTACCCTGTGGAAAAACTGGCTTGTTACTTATCAGATGATGCCGGTTCTCTCCTGACATTCGAAGCACTTGCTGAGACAGTCAGCTTTGCAAGAATATGGGTTCCATTCTGCCGAAAGTACGGGATCGAGCCAAGGAATCCCCAAGCCTATTTCGAACAAAAGCATGCCGTTCTTGAAAATGAAGTGAGGCTTGACTTTGCCAGAGAGAGGAGAATGGTGGAGAGGGAGTATGATGAATTCAAGTTAAGGATTCATTCATTGCCGGAATCTGTAAGGAGAAGATCAGATGATTACAATGCCCATGAAGAACTCAAAGCTAAAATGAAGCAAACGGAAATGGGGGGCTATCCTTCAAACGAAATCAAGATCCCAAGGGCAACTCGGATGTCTGACGGGTCTTACTGGCCAGGAGCTTGGGAAGTTCCAGGTGAAGTTGATCACTCTAGACAGGACCATGTTGGTATAATTCAG GTTATGCTAGCTTCTTCTAATGCAGAACCAGTTTATGGTTCAAACATAGATGGGAAGAATTTGATTGACACAACAAACGTGGATATCAGACTGCCAATGCTAGTTTATGTGTCTCGTGAGAAGCGGCCAGGGTACAAAGATAACAAGAAAGCTGGAGCGGTGAATGCTCTTCTTCGAGTCAGTGCAATCATGTCAAATGGGCCCTTCATTCTCAATCTTGATTGTGATCACTACATATACAACTCCTTGGCTCTAAGGGAGGGGATGTGTTTTATGCTTCACAAGGGTGGCGATCGGGTTTGTTATGTTCAATTCCCGCAAAGGTTCGATGGAATTGATCCGGATGATCGCTATGCAAATCGTAATTCTCTATTTCTTGATGTGAACATGAGGGCTCTTGACGGGTTGCAAGGGCCTGTTTATGTGGGGACTTGTTGCATTTTTAGGAGGATAGCTCTCTATGGATTTAGTCCGGCCAGAGCTACAGAGCACCATGGTTTGTTCGGTACTCAAAAAACTAAGTTGTTACTAAGAAAGTCAAGGGTGTCAAAGAAGGAAGATGATGAGATGGTGATTCGATGCAGTCTAGATTgcaatgatgatgatgatgatgatgatgcagACATTGAGTCCTTGCTTCTGCCAAAGAGATTTGGAAACTCTACTTCTCTGGCTGCGTCAATTCCAGTTGCGGAGTTCCAAGGAAGATTGCTTCAAGAACTTGAAAGCAAGGGCAATCAAGGTCGACCAGATGGTTCTCTTACTGTGCCCCAGGAACCTTTAGACGCTGCCACCGTTGCTGAGGCCATTAGTGTTATTTCCTGTGTCTATGAGAAGAAGACAGAGTGGGGTAAAAGAGTAGGATGGATTTATGGATATGTGACAGAGGATGTGGTAACTGGCTACAAAATGCACAACAGAGGTTGGAGATCAGTGTATTGTATTACCAAGCACGATGCTTTTCGAGGCATGGCGCCAATCAACCTAACTGATAGGCTTCACCAAGTGCTCCAGTGGGCAGTAGGGTCGGTTCAGGTCTTCTTCTCTAGGAACAACCCCTTGTTCGCAACGCGTAGAATGAAGTTCTTGCAAAAAGTAGGCTACCTTAATGTTGCGATATATCCATTCACATCCTTCTTCGTCATTGTCTACTGCTTCTTGCCTGCAGTTTCTCTATTTTCAGGACAATTCATGGTCCAACCAATTGCAACATTTGTAATCTTCGAACTTGTCATTGCCATCACATTGTACTTACTCATCGTCCTGGAAACCAAGTGGTCAGGCATTACAATCCTCGAGTGGTGGCGAGATGAGCAATTCTGGGTAATTGGGGCGACGAGCGCCTATCCAGCCGCTGTGCTGCGAGTCTTGATGAAGGTCATAGCAGGAGTAGACGTCTCATACATATTGACATCCAAATCAGCCACACCAGAGGATGAAGATGACGAATTCGCCGACCTATACGTGGTGAAGTGGAGCGTTCTGATGATTTTTCCCATCACAATCATTCTGGTGAACATGATTTCCATTGTAGTGGGAATTTCAAGGGCATTGTCCAGTCCAAATCCAGAATGGAGCAAGCTTGTGGGGGGACTGTCCTTCAGCATCTGGGTTCTGTGCCATCTCCACCCTTTCACCACAGGGCTGATGGGGCGCCACGGCCGAGTCCTGACATTCTATGTTTGGTACGGGCTTCTGTCCACCATAATTTTGTTGTTGTGCATCTACATTAGTCCTTCTGAGGGACAAAATCATATGAAGTTTCAATTcccttaa